The DNA window ATAACAGCGTATTCAGCAGTCTGTTCAGGGCGGTCACGGCAGGTGACACCAAGGGATGTATCTATAAGATAGAAGAGATGATAATCCAGGGACGCGATCTGACACAGATGGTGAATGATTTCGTCTGGTATATGAGAAATCTTCTGATTGTGAAGACAACAGATGATGCGGAAGATATGCTGGATATGTCGTCCGAGAATATCGCCCTTTTAAAGGAAGAGGCAGATATGACGGACGGCGAGACACTGATGAGGTACATCAGGATATTCTCGGAGTTGTCGGGGCAGCTGCGCTATGCCAGTCAGAAGCGCGTCCTGGCTGAGATTGCATTTATAAAGCTGACAAGGCCGTCAATGGAACAGAATCTCGATTCCGTTCTACAGCGGCTTACCATGATAGAGAAAAGAATGGATGAAATTCCGTCCAGTCTGCCCGATCTGGCCGCGCTTGCGGCATTGGGAGAAAGGGCCGGACAGGTAGGCGCGGCAGAACAGCAGAAACCGGGCAAAGCGGAAGAACCGGCCAAAACCGTTTCACTTCCCAAGGCCCAGTATGAAGATTTGATGCTGATGCGCGGCGAGTGGCAGAAGGTTTCCAGGATGATGGGAGGCGCGGTCCGTGTGGCTCTCAGGGATACGGAGGTGGAGCCGGCCGGTGACAGCTGTCTTAGCATCGCATTCAGCGACGCCGGAAATTTCTCCATCGTAAACCGCGAGTCGGTAATGCAGGAATTAAAAGAGGCGGTAGAGAAAAACTATGGTAAGAGTATAGATTTCAAGGCCATCCTGAACGATTCCGGCAAAAAGTCTACAACGCTCTATGTGAGCGATGATGACTTAAAAGTCATTCATGATGATATTGTAGTGGAGGACTGACAGGACAGGATCACAGATAATTCGATTTGCGAAGGGGGAACATCAGGGCGTACCGGTTCCCGGCAGACCGGATTTTGAGATAAAAAGCATAAAACAAGGATATTATAAAAGAAGATCAATAATCAGGAGGATGAACACCATGGCTAAGCGTGGCGGTTTTCCAGGCGGAATGCCTGGCAATATGAATAATTTGATGAAGCAGGCGCAGAGGATGCAGCGGCAGATGGAAGAGACGACAAAAGAGCTGGAAGAAAAGCAGTATACTGCTTCCGCAGGCGGCGGAGCCGTAGCGGTTACCGTTTCCGGCAAGAAAGAAGTTGTGTCTGTGAAACTTTCAGAAGAAGTAGTGGATCCGGAAGATATTGAGATGCTCCAGGATCTGATCGTTGCTGCAACCAATGAGGCATTCCGCCAGGCGGAAGAGGAGAGCAGCGCGGCGATGTCAAAACTGACAGGCGGTTTAGGCGGCCTGGGAGGCGGTTTCCCGTTCTAAATTATGGATTATTACAGCAATCAGATTACAAAATTAATAGAGGAGCTGTCAAAGCTGCCCGGTATCGGGAGCAAGTCGGCTCAGCGCCTGGCCTTCCATATCATCAATATGCCGTCGGAGCAGGTGGAGCGCCTGTCCACGGCCATGATTGACGCAAAGCACAATGTGCGTTACTGCAGTGAGTGCTTTACACTGACGGATAAAGAACTGTGCCCTATTTGCAGCAGTGACAGGCGGGATCACGC is part of the [Clostridium] symbiosum genome and encodes:
- the dnaX gene encoding DNA polymerase III subunit gamma/tau — translated: MSYTALYRKWRPASFNEVKGQDHIVKTLKNQITSGRIGHAYLFCGTRGTGKTSIAKIFAKAVNCENPVDGSPCGECEMCRQISSGASLNVVEIDAASNNGVENIRDIRDQVQYPPTEGRYRVYIIDEVHMLSIGAFNALLKTLEEPPSYVIFILATTEVHKIPITILSRCQRYDFKRITIDTIAARLHELTQAEQIDVDEKALRYVAKAADGSMRDALSLLDQCTAFHFGEKLTYDNVLEVLGAVDNSVFSSLFRAVTAGDTKGCIYKIEEMIIQGRDLTQMVNDFVWYMRNLLIVKTTDDAEDMLDMSSENIALLKEEADMTDGETLMRYIRIFSELSGQLRYASQKRVLAEIAFIKLTRPSMEQNLDSVLQRLTMIEKRMDEIPSSLPDLAALAALGERAGQVGAAEQQKPGKAEEPAKTVSLPKAQYEDLMLMRGEWQKVSRMMGGAVRVALRDTEVEPAGDSCLSIAFSDAGNFSIVNRESVMQELKEAVEKNYGKSIDFKAILNDSGKKSTTLYVSDDDLKVIHDDIVVED
- a CDS encoding YbaB/EbfC family nucleoid-associated protein yields the protein MAKRGGFPGGMPGNMNNLMKQAQRMQRQMEETTKELEEKQYTASAGGGAVAVTVSGKKEVVSVKLSEEVVDPEDIEMLQDLIVAATNEAFRQAEEESSAAMSKLTGGLGGLGGGFPF